The sequence CAACCCGCTGGCCCGGGCCAGTTTCGAGGCGTGGCCCAGCAGGCCGAAGCCGGTCACGTCGGTGCCGCAACGCACCCCCGCCGCCACCGCCGCCCGCGCGGCGTCCCGGTTCAGCGTGGTCATCGCCGTCACCGCCTGCGGAAAGCTCTCACCGGTGTTCTTGTGCCGGGTGTTGAGCACCCCGACCCCGAGCGGCTTGGTCAGCGACAGCGGCAGCCCGGCCCGCCCGGCGTCGAGCGTGATCAGCTCGTCCGGCCGGACCAGCCCGGTCACGGCCAGGCCGTACTTCGGGCCGTCGTCGTCGACACTGTGCCCGCCGGCCAGGTGGCAACCGGCGGCACGGGCCACGTCCAGGCCGCCGCGCAGCACCTCCCGGGCAAGCTCCAGCGGCAGTGTCTCCCGGGGCCAGCAGAGCAGGTTGAGCGCGACCAGCGGGCTACCGCCCATCGCGTACACATCGGACAGGGCGTTGGTGGCGGCGATCCGCCCCCAGTCGTACGCGTCGTCCACCACCGGGGTGAAGAAGTCCGCAGTGGCCACCACGCCGGTGCGCTCGTCCAGCCGGACCACCGCCGCGTCGTCGCCGTGGTCGAGCCCGACCAGCAGGTCGGCGACGCCGCCGGCGGGCCCGAGCCCGGCCACCATCGCCTCCAGCTCGCCCGGCGGAATCTTGCAGGCACAGCCGCCACCGCGGGCGTACCGGGTCAGCCGCACCGGCTCGGTCATCCCCTCATGATCGCCGTCACCCCGTCCCGGCGCCACCCGCCGCGGGCAATTTCGGACTCCCGGCCCCGATCCGCCACGGTGTTACCGCTCCGTGACCATCTGAGTTGTGTTCCGCCACGTCGCCCCGCCTACAGTGGCCGCTACCGGGGGTCGACCGACCCCCGAGGACGACGAGGGGGACGGTGGACGACGTGACGACGGGCGAACCGCTCATCGTGCTGGACTCGGTCAACAAGTGGTTCGGGCCGCTGCACGTGCTGGACGACGTCTCACTGTCGGTGGGTCGGGGCGAGGTGGTCGTGGTGATCGGCCCGTCCGGTTCCGGCAAGTCGACCCTGTGTCGCGCGATCAACCGGCTCGAGCCGATCAACTCCGGCACCATCACCTTCGACGGGCAGGCGCTGCCGGCCGAGGGTAAGGCCCTGGCCAGGCTGCGCAGCGAGGTCGGCATGGTGTTCCAGTCGTTCAACCTCTTCGCGCACAAGACGATCCTGGAGAACGTCAGCCTCGGCCCGATCAAGGTGCGCCGGGAGAAGTCGGCGGCGGCCCGCGAACGGGGCCTCGCCCTGCTCGACCGGGTCGGCATCGCCAACCAGGCCGACAAGTTCCCGGCCCAGCTCTCCGGCGGTCAGCAGCAGCGTGCCGCGATCGCCCGAGCGCTGGCCATGCAGCCCAAGGCGATGCTCTTCGACGAGCCCACCAGCGCGCTGGACCCGGAGATGGTCGGCGAGGTGCTGGACGTGATGACCTCGCTGGCCCGCGACGGCATGACCATGGTCGTGGTCACCCACGAGATGGGCTTCGCCCGGCACGCCGCCAACCGGGTCATCTTCATGGCCGACGGCAAGCTCGTCGAGGATGCCGCCCCGGCGGAGTTCTTCGCGAACCCGCGCAGCGAGCGCGCCAAGGACTTCCTTTCCAAGATCCTCACGCACTAGGCATCCGTAGCGGAGCGCGCCGTGACCCGGCAGGCTCCAGTCGAAGAAGGAGAACAGGTATGCGAATGAAGCGCATGGCGGCGGTCGCCGCGGTTGCCGGCCTCGCGGTCGCGATGGCCGCTTGTGGCGGGGACAGCGACGAGGGCGGCTCCGGCACGGGCGCCAGCGGCATCGTGGGCAAGGCCGAGAGCCAGAACAAGCTGGTCATCGGCGTCAAGGCCGACCAGCCGGGCCTGGGCCTGCAGACCGGTAGCCAGTACGAGGGCTTCGACATCGAGATCGCGAAGATCATCGCGAAGGGTCTCGGCGTCGAGGAGAGCGGCATCGAGTGGAAGACCACCGTGTCGGCCAACCGGGAGCCCTTCATCGAGCAGGGCACCGTCGACCTCGTGGTGGCCACCTACACCATCAACGACGAGCGCAAGCAGAAGGTCAACTTCGCCGGACCGTACTACGTCGCCGGCCAGGACCTGCTTGTCAAGTCGGACTCCACGCTCACCGGCCCGGACCAGCTGGCGGGTAAGACGGTCTGCTCGGTGACCGGCTCGACGCCGGCCAAGCGGATCACCGAGAACTACCCGGACGCCAAGCTGCAGCAGTTCGACGCGTACTCGAAGTGCCTGCCGCTGCTGGAGAACGGCCAGGTCGACGCGGTGACCACCGACGACATCATCCTCGCCGGCTACGCCGCGCAGGACCAGTACGCCGGCAAGTTCAAGGTGGTCGGCAGCACCTTCTCCGACGAGCCGTACGGCATCGGCCTGAAGAAGGACGACACCACCGGCTGCGAGAAGGTCAACGAGATCCTCACGGCCGCCGCCGAGGACGGCAGCTACAAGGCCGCCTGGGACGCCACCCTGGGCAAGAGCGGCACCGCCGCGCCCGAGCTGGACACCACCAAGCTGACCCACTGCGGCGCTGTCTGACCGGTACCGGAGCCGGCACCCCGTGCGGGTGCCGGCTCCGGCCTGTCACCGGCCGTCATCACGTGCCCCGGGAGCCGAAGCATGGACGTATTCACCGATCCGGAGAACTTCGACGCGTTCGTGTCGGGCTTCGTCTGGATCCTCAAGCTGACCGGCGCGTCCGCGGTCTGCGCGCTGGTGCTCGGCGTGCTGCTGGCCGCGATGCGGGTCTCCCCCGTACCCGTGCTGCGCGGCTTCGGCGCGGCCTGGGTCAACATCTTCCGCAACACCCCGCTGACCCTTGTCGTCTTCTTCTGCTACTTCGGGCTGTACGCCACCCTCGGGCTGAGCCTGTCGCAGGAGCTCGACGTCAACATCTACTGGCTCGGTGTGATCGGCCTGTCGACCTACACCGCCGCCTTCGTCTGCGAGGCGGTGCGCTCCGGCATCAACACCGTGCCGACCGGCCAGGCCGAGGCGGCCCGGGCGATCGGGCTGTCGTTCGCGCAGACGCTGCGGATCGTGGTGCTGCCGCAGGCCGCCCGCTCGGTGATCGCGCCGCTCGGCAGCATCCTGATCGCGCTCTGCAAGAACGCCACAATCGTCGGCACCATCGGGCTCATCGAGGCCTCCAGCGTCATGAAGGACCTGCTCAACAGCTACGGTAACGCCGTCATTGTGATCTTCCTGGTCTTCGCCGGCACGTTCGCCGCGCTCCTGATCCCCACCGGCTACTTCTTCGGCTGGCTGGCCAACCGTCTGGCGGTGAAGCGCTGATGAGCACCAGCGTCCTCTACGACCACCCGGGACCACGGGCCAGGATCCGCAACGCGGTGCTGAGCGTCGTCTTCGGCGTCGTACTGCTCGGGCTGCTCTACTGGATCTACACGAAGTTCGACCAGGCCAACCAGTGGGAACCCCGACTGTGGGAGCCGTTCACCCGGTCGGCCACCTGGACCCAGTTCATCCTGCCCGGCCTCTGGGCCACCCTGAAGGCGGCCGGGGTCGGCATGGCGCTGTCGCTCGCCTTCGGCATCGTCTTCTCCTTCGGCCGGCTCTCCGACCACTGGTGGATCAGCGTCCCGGCCGGCGCGGTGGTGGAGTTCTTCCGGGCCGTACCACTGCTGCTGATGATCTTCTTCATCTTCTACGGCGTGCCGTTCCTCATCAAGGGTCCGGTGACCGCCTTCTGGGCCGTGGTGATCGGCCTGACCCTCTACAACGGGTCGGTACTGGCCGAGGCGTTCCGGGCCGGCATCAAGTCCGTGCCCGGCGGGCAGTCCGAGGCCGCCTACGCGGTCGGCATGCGCAAGAACCAGGTGATGCGCATCATCCTGCTCCCACAGGCCGCCCGGGCCATGCTGCCGATCATCGTCAGCCAGCTGGTGGTGCTGCTCAAGGACACCGCGCTCGGCTACATCGTGGCCTACCCCGAGCTGCTCCAGCGCGGTGTCAACGACCTCTCCGCCAACTACGGCAACATCATCGCCGCGGCGATGGTGATCGCGGTCATCTACATCGTCATCAACTCGCTGCTCACCTGGTTCGCCGGCTGGCTGGACCGGCGCAGCCGCGTCCGGGCCTTCCGGATGCCGAGGCAGACCGGGCCGGTCGCCGCCGCCGACTCCGCCCCGGGCGACGGCACGGTGGTCGAGCCGCAGGGCTGAGCGGGCCGTACCCAGCGCGGCGCCGGCCTGGTCTGGCCGGCGCCGCAGCACGTTCCGGAGGCTCTCCCGGCACCTCAGCGGGCGATCTCGGTGACCCGGGACTCGCGTACCACCGTCACCCGGATCTGACCCGGGTAGGTCAGCTCCTCCTCGATCTGCTTGGCCACGTCCCGCGCCAGCACCGCCGCGCCGATGTCGTCGACGTCGTCGGGCTTGACCATCACCCGGATCTCCCGACCCGCCTGCATGGCGAAGACCTTCTCCACCCCCAGCTTGCCGGCCGCGATCTCCTCGATCCGCTCCAGCCGCTTGACGTACACCTCAAGGCTCTCCCGCCGCGCCCCCGGCCGGCCCCCCGAACAGGCATCGGAGGCCTGGGTGAGGACCGCCTCGACGGTCTGCGGCGGCACCTCGTTGTGGTGCGCCTCGATGGCGTGCACCACGTCCTCACTCTCACCGT is a genomic window of Micromonospora tarapacensis containing:
- a CDS encoding glutamate ABC transporter substrate-binding protein, whose amino-acid sequence is MRMKRMAAVAAVAGLAVAMAACGGDSDEGGSGTGASGIVGKAESQNKLVIGVKADQPGLGLQTGSQYEGFDIEIAKIIAKGLGVEESGIEWKTTVSANREPFIEQGTVDLVVATYTINDERKQKVNFAGPYYVAGQDLLVKSDSTLTGPDQLAGKTVCSVTGSTPAKRITENYPDAKLQQFDAYSKCLPLLENGQVDAVTTDDIILAGYAAQDQYAGKFKVVGSTFSDEPYGIGLKKDDTTGCEKVNEILTAAAEDGSYKAAWDATLGKSGTAAPELDTTKLTHCGAV
- the selD gene encoding selenide, water dikinase SelD, with protein sequence MTEPVRLTRYARGGGCACKIPPGELEAMVAGLGPAGGVADLLVGLDHGDDAAVVRLDERTGVVATADFFTPVVDDAYDWGRIAATNALSDVYAMGGSPLVALNLLCWPRETLPLELAREVLRGGLDVARAAGCHLAGGHSVDDDGPKYGLAVTGLVRPDELITLDAGRAGLPLSLTKPLGVGVLNTRHKNTGESFPQAVTAMTTLNRDAARAAVAAGVRCGTDVTGFGLLGHASKLARASGLTVAIDVARVPYLAGAREAVRDGYVSGGSRRNLEWVTPWTDFGAAGEADRLLLADAQTSGGLLVAGEMPGAPVIGELLPRGEHRIVLR
- a CDS encoding amino acid ABC transporter permease — translated: MDVFTDPENFDAFVSGFVWILKLTGASAVCALVLGVLLAAMRVSPVPVLRGFGAAWVNIFRNTPLTLVVFFCYFGLYATLGLSLSQELDVNIYWLGVIGLSTYTAAFVCEAVRSGINTVPTGQAEAARAIGLSFAQTLRIVVLPQAARSVIAPLGSILIALCKNATIVGTIGLIEASSVMKDLLNSYGNAVIVIFLVFAGTFAALLIPTGYFFGWLANRLAVKR
- a CDS encoding amino acid ABC transporter permease; translation: MMSTSVLYDHPGPRARIRNAVLSVVFGVVLLGLLYWIYTKFDQANQWEPRLWEPFTRSATWTQFILPGLWATLKAAGVGMALSLAFGIVFSFGRLSDHWWISVPAGAVVEFFRAVPLLLMIFFIFYGVPFLIKGPVTAFWAVVIGLTLYNGSVLAEAFRAGIKSVPGGQSEAAYAVGMRKNQVMRIILLPQAARAMLPIIVSQLVVLLKDTALGYIVAYPELLQRGVNDLSANYGNIIAAAMVIAVIYIVINSLLTWFAGWLDRRSRVRAFRMPRQTGPVAAADSAPGDGTVVEPQG
- a CDS encoding amino acid ABC transporter ATP-binding protein; its protein translation is MDDVTTGEPLIVLDSVNKWFGPLHVLDDVSLSVGRGEVVVVIGPSGSGKSTLCRAINRLEPINSGTITFDGQALPAEGKALARLRSEVGMVFQSFNLFAHKTILENVSLGPIKVRREKSAAARERGLALLDRVGIANQADKFPAQLSGGQQQRAAIARALAMQPKAMLFDEPTSALDPEMVGEVLDVMTSLARDGMTMVVVTHEMGFARHAANRVIFMADGKLVEDAAPAEFFANPRSERAKDFLSKILTH